DNA sequence from the Paenibacillus physcomitrellae genome:
TTTCTTATCCCGGCTAACAGTGTACTATTGGTGATGCTGTATGCTTATTTAGGGATCAGCAGCCCAGGGCATCAGGTTCTATAACAAAGCTTAAAGGATGAGATTGGGAATGCGCAAGTTTATGTTCGATTTAGAGAATCAAATACCGCGTAACAAGATCAAATACAATGAACCATTAAGAAACCATACTTTTATCCGATTGGGCGGCGAAGCGGATATTCTTGTCCAGCCTACCACCAATGAAGAAATTCAAACGGTTATCGATATTGCTAGACGAAATAACGTGCCTTTAACGATTCTGGGCAAAGGCTCGAATACGATTATTAAAGACAAAGGAATCCGCGGAATTACCTTGTCGCTCAGTCATTTTAATCAAATCGAAGTGAAGGGCTGTGAAATCAAGGCACAAAGCGGAGCCGATATTATCGCTGTGTCGAGAGCTGCGCTGGACCACACTTTGACCGGGCTGGAGTTTGCCTGCGGAATTCCGGGCAGCGTAGGGGGAGCATTGTATATGAATGCGGGCGCCTACGGCGGACAGGTATCTGATGTGCTGCAGAGCGCTCATGTGCTTACTCGAGGCGGAGAGCTTCTGAATTTGTCCGGTGAGGAGATGGAGCTGGGTTATCGGAAAAGTATTTTCCGCAGCGACCGCTATATTATTCTGGATGCGGTATTCCGGCTTGAAGAAGGGGACCAGGCGAGCATCTCGGCCAAAATGAATGAGCTGACCTTGGCCAGAGAGTCCAAGCAGCCCTTGGAATATCCTTCGTGCGGCAGCGTGTTTAAACGGCCTGAAGGGCATTTTGCCGGAAAGCTGATTCAGGATTGTCAGCTGCAGGGAACCCGGATTGGCGGAGCTGAGGTGTCCACCAAACATGCCGGTTTTATCGTTAATGTCGATAATGCTACCGCTCAGGATTACCTGGATTTGATCGAACACATCCAGCAGAAGGTTCGGGAGAAGTTTGATGTTGAACTGGAGACCGAGGTAATTACCTTGGGTGAATAAGCTTACGGGTGGTAAACGGGATCCTCAGAAGGGTCCCGTTTCTTCTTGTTCCCAGATAACTCCGCCCTGCTGCCCCGCGAAGGGGCATTGCCAGAAGGAAGCGGATGGAGGTAAGATGAAACCAACAGACCCGGCTGGTGCCGTTACTAGACAGAAGAATGATTCCTGCAGCCGGGGAACCACGAGGATTCAGGAGGTTTGTTGAATGCGCATACAATTGAATCGTTTTCCAAACGGCCTAAGCAAAGCGCTGACCGTCAGCTTTGATGACGGG
Encoded proteins:
- the murB gene encoding UDP-N-acetylmuramate dehydrogenase, coding for MGMRKFMFDLENQIPRNKIKYNEPLRNHTFIRLGGEADILVQPTTNEEIQTVIDIARRNNVPLTILGKGSNTIIKDKGIRGITLSLSHFNQIEVKGCEIKAQSGADIIAVSRAALDHTLTGLEFACGIPGSVGGALYMNAGAYGGQVSDVLQSAHVLTRGGELLNLSGEEMELGYRKSIFRSDRYIILDAVFRLEEGDQASISAKMNELTLARESKQPLEYPSCGSVFKRPEGHFAGKLIQDCQLQGTRIGGAEVSTKHAGFIVNVDNATAQDYLDLIEHIQQKVREKFDVELETEVITLGE